The proteins below come from a single Nostoc sp. KVJ3 genomic window:
- a CDS encoding pentapeptide repeat-containing protein: protein MKTYDISFIKTNGITTLLVFISIIFILSVTLIFSLFESIEGFSTQEKIEYINQALTTLAIIIGGLALITNAYYTSKLSLDENQSLLTQLLAGTLAWDKNIGTGINNTQATPEEIAPERFCKAIEQLGNEKIETRFAAIYALERIAKDSHKDHWTIMEILAAFIRENSPMNHEYENNLQESSKLPTDIQTALTVIGRRDSYKDPVNQKLDLRNTDLSNADLTEANLSRAILVGANLQWVNFTRANLSEADLSVTDLCGSIFYEANLSKAILPEANLQGVVLRKANLSKAILYDANLEGAILCDANLTEAILCDANLEGAILCDANLFEINLEGSNLQDANLIGSNLQRAKLAGANLEGVLLSTANLQDANFQEANLARANLSGCENLELQQIEEAIGDRTTILPENLNIPQHWR from the coding sequence ATGAAGACTTATGACATATCTTTCATAAAGACAAATGGAATCACGACTTTGTTAGTATTTATTTCAATTATATTTATTTTATCAGTAACTCTCATTTTCTCGTTATTTGAAAGTATTGAAGGATTTTCAACTCAAGAAAAAATAGAATATATTAATCAAGCATTAACAACTCTTGCCATCATCATTGGAGGATTGGCATTAATTACTAATGCTTACTATACTTCCAAACTTTCACTAGATGAGAATCAGAGTTTGTTAACGCAACTCCTAGCTGGGACACTAGCTTGGGATAAGAATATCGGAACTGGCATCAATAACACCCAAGCAACTCCAGAAGAAATTGCTCCCGAACGTTTTTGTAAAGCAATTGAACAACTGGGAAATGAAAAGATTGAAACGCGATTTGCCGCCATTTATGCTTTAGAACGAATTGCTAAGGATTCTCACAAAGACCATTGGACAATTATGGAAATTCTCGCTGCTTTTATCCGTGAGAATTCCCCGATGAATCATGAATATGAGAACAATTTACAAGAGTCATCAAAACTCCCTACAGATATTCAAACAGCCTTAACTGTTATTGGACGACGCGATTCATATAAAGATCCGGTAAATCAGAAACTGGATTTACGCAATACAGACCTCAGTAATGCAGACTTAACGGAAGCTAACCTCTCTAGGGCAATCCTCGTAGGAGCTAACTTACAATGGGTTAATTTCACACGAGCAAATCTCTCAGAGGCAGACTTATCAGTAACCGATCTTTGTGGATCAATCTTCTATGAAGCAAATCTCTCAAAGGCAATCCTTCCAGAAGCCAATTTGCAAGGAGTAGTCCTCAGAAAAGCAAACCTCTCAAAGGCAATTCTTTATGATGCCAACTTAGAAGGGGCAATCCTTTGTGATGCTAACTTGACAGAGGCAATTCTTTGTGATGCCAATCTAGAAGGAGCAATCCTTTGTGATGCCAACCTCTTTGAAATAAACTTAGAGGGTAGCAACCTCCAAGATGCAAACCTGATTGGCAGTAACCTGCAAAGAGCAAAACTTGCTGGAGCCAACTTAGAAGGTGTGTTACTCAGTACAGCTAATCTGCAAGACGCTAACTTCCAAGAAGCCAACCTTGCTAGG
- a CDS encoding pentapeptide repeat-containing protein — MSDNKTDTPRNSFIVLILFIVLFIISSVIVGCFVWHIPLIDERVKNETEALKTTATIFGAIAVFINAYYAAKRAEAMDKSAEAANKSAEAALRNAEAAQDKQITERFAKAIEQLGNEKIEVRLGAIYTLERIAKDSKDDHWTIMEVLTAFVRENAPLMDFSEKNTGNSDSLIIVNTWNYQKPKEIEQEPKLQTDIQAALTVIGRRKSENDPENQRLDLCNIDIRGADLREAKLQKADLREANLQGAELTKANLQGADIFGANLQEANLRQANLEGAKLIGINLRKANLEFANLQGADLILANLQEVFLRESNLQGANLRQSNLRGANLNGSNLREVFLEKANLEEVFLMRANLREAFFEKANLQKAFLMGANLQGADLTEANLQEAIIREANLQGAILRGVKNLEQHQIELAKGDRTTILPENLQFPECW; from the coding sequence ATGTCTGATAACAAGACAGACACACCCAGAAATTCGTTTATAGTTCTAATTTTATTTATTGTATTGTTTATTATTTCATCCGTTATAGTCGGTTGCTTTGTCTGGCATATACCTCTAATAGATGAACGAGTAAAAAATGAAACGGAAGCGCTAAAAACTACTGCGACAATTTTCGGCGCAATTGCAGTGTTTATCAATGCTTACTATGCAGCCAAACGTGCGGAAGCTATGGATAAAAGTGCTGAGGCTGCCAATAAAAGTGCTGAAGCTGCTTTAAGAAATGCAGAAGCAGCACAAGACAAGCAAATCACAGAACGCTTTGCGAAGGCGATTGAACAGCTTGGGAATGAAAAGATTGAAGTGCGATTAGGTGCAATTTATACTCTAGAACGAATCGCCAAAGATTCCAAAGATGATCACTGGACAATCATGGAAGTCCTGACGGCTTTTGTGCGAGAGAATGCACCTTTGATGGATTTTTCCGAGAAAAATACAGGAAATTCAGACTCATTAATAATAGTCAATACTTGGAATTATCAAAAACCAAAGGAGATAGAGCAAGAACCAAAACTTCAGACGGATATTCAAGCAGCCCTTACCGTAATTGGACGGCGCAAGTCTGAGAATGACCCAGAAAATCAGAGACTAGATTTATGTAATATCGATATTAGAGGAGCAGACCTTAGGGAAGCCAAATTGCAAAAGGCAGACCTCAGGGAAGCCAACCTACAAGGGGCAGAACTCACCAAAGCCAATCTCCAAGGGGCAGATATCTTTGGTGCTAACCTGCAAGAGGCAAACCTCAGGCAAGCTAACCTTGAAGGAGCAAAACTAATTGGCATCAATCTGCGAAAGGCAAACCTTGAGTTCGCCAACCTGCAAGGAGCAGACCTTATACTAGCTAATCTGCAAGAGGTATTTCTCAGAGAGTCCAATCTGCAAGGAGCAAACCTTAGGCAAAGCAACTTGCGAGGGGCAAACCTTAATGGAAGCAATTTACGAGAGGTATTCCTTGAGAAAGCCAACCTAGAAGAAGTATTTCTCATGAGAGCCAATTTACGAGAGGCATTCTTTGAGAAAGCCAATTTACAAAAGGCATTTCTTATGGGAGCCAATCTTCAGGGAGCAGACCTCACGGAAGCCAACTTACAAGAGGCAATCATCAGGGAAGCTAACCTGCAAGGGGCAATACTCAGGGGAGTCAAAAACCTAGAACAACACCAGATTGAATTAGCAAAAGGCGATCGCACAACCATCCTACCGGAAAATCTTCAATTCCCCGAATGTTGGTAA
- a CDS encoding pentapeptide repeat-containing protein, producing MSSKKTDTLLNWFITIIVIFGCSLTVIFFALSSIKELSIQEKIQYRNQALTTTAIVFLASAAIFNTYYAAKRAQAMHKNAIAAEKNLEIGIQNAKLNQDRLTSERFMGAIAQLGHDKIETRTGAIYALERVAQDFPKEHWTIMEIVTAFVRENAPIQPMKIEQQKPEYSPDAYSGRRRGGSRPTQPLEQNLNEELPIIRTDIQAALTVIGRRNLLEDPKDQKLDLRHIDIRRADLLGVNLQQADLRGSDLSGADLRGADLSEADLNGAKLVRSILYETKLLNASLCGANLCWANLNRANLSGANLRSANLSGASLRIANLQGANLYKANLQQATLKVANLSGAKLFLANLQGAKLGKANLHLAGLIGANLSGANLNGANLSGANLNAAKLHQTEIYFANLSEASLTEADLHQANLIGANLHRATFYQANLTQANLMGANFLEADLSDVKLEGTILTGAKNLELHQIRKALGDRTTRLPDYIEAPTDWRQSG from the coding sequence ATGTCTTCTAAAAAGACAGACACTCTGTTGAATTGGTTCATAACTATAATAGTTATATTTGGCTGCTCATTGACTGTAATTTTCTTTGCTTTGTCTAGTATTAAAGAATTGTCAATTCAGGAAAAAATTCAGTATAGAAACCAAGCTTTAACAACTACTGCAATAGTTTTTCTGGCATCGGCAGCAATCTTTAATACATATTATGCAGCAAAGCGGGCCCAGGCGATGCATAAAAATGCGATCGCAGCCGAGAAAAACCTCGAAATTGGCATTCAGAATGCCAAACTGAATCAAGACAGATTAACTTCAGAACGTTTTATGGGGGCAATTGCCCAACTTGGTCATGATAAAATTGAAACCCGAACAGGTGCAATTTATGCATTAGAAAGAGTTGCTCAGGATTTTCCGAAAGAACACTGGACAATCATGGAAATCGTCACTGCCTTTGTGCGTGAAAATGCACCTATCCAGCCGATGAAGATAGAGCAACAAAAGCCGGAATATTCACCAGATGCTTACTCAGGTAGGCGTAGAGGTGGGTCGCGTCCGACACAGCCATTGGAGCAAAACCTCAATGAAGAATTGCCAATAATCCGCACCGATATTCAAGCAGCCCTAACTGTCATCGGTAGGCGGAATTTACTGGAAGACCCAAAAGACCAGAAACTTGATTTACGTCATATCGACATCAGACGAGCAGACCTACTAGGAGTTAACCTGCAACAAGCGGATTTACGTGGTTCTGACCTGAGTGGGGCTGACCTGCGGGGAGCCGACTTGAGCGAGGCTGACCTTAATGGCGCTAAACTCGTCAGGTCTATTCTCTATGAAACCAAGTTACTAAACGCTAGCCTCTGTGGAGCTAATCTGTGTTGGGCTAATCTCAACCGGGCTAATCTCTCTGGGGCGAACCTGCGTTCAGCTAATCTCTCTGGAGCAAGTCTGCGTATAGCTAATCTCCAAGGAGCAAACCTTTATAAAGCTAACTTGCAACAAGCGACCTTGAAAGTCGCCAACCTGTCTGGAGCAAAGCTGTTTTTAGCTAACTTGCAAGGTGCAAAACTGGGGAAAGCCAACCTCCATCTAGCGGGTTTGATTGGTGCTAACCTCTCAGGGGCTAACCTAAATGGAGCAAACCTTTCTGGGGCTAACTTGAATGCAGCCAAACTCCACCAAACAGAAATCTATTTTGCCAATCTTTCAGAAGCCAGTTTAACGGAAGCTGACCTGCATCAGGCTAACCTGATTGGAGCTAACCTGCATAGAGCGACCTTTTATCAAGCTAACCTGACTCAGGCTAACCTGATGGGAGCTAACTTTTTAGAAGCTGACCTCAGTGATGTCAAACTGGAAGGGACAATTTTAACAGGGGCTAAAAACTTAGAGTTGCACCAGATTAGAAAGGCACTTGGCGATCGCACCACTCGTCTACCTGATTATATCGAAGCACCGACAGATTGGCGACAATCAGGTTAA
- a CDS encoding pentapeptide repeat-containing protein, producing the protein METSLAVITDLEQIAKNHPQYHWIIMNILTTFIRKNTVYISQEKVTINLLAKVRLDIQAALTVIARRDVNKDPENEQLDLSHIDMRGANLNRANLQQTNLYQVNLAGANLTEANLAGAILSAANLEGADLYLANLEGAILSAANLKGANLKGANLHYASLYLAELYGAILDDAILDGANLREAKLSE; encoded by the coding sequence ATGGAAACCAGTCTAGCTGTAATTACCGATTTAGAGCAAATTGCCAAAAATCACCCACAGTACCACTGGATAATTATGAACATTCTTACTACTTTTATCCGAAAAAATACTGTTTATATATCTCAAGAAAAAGTAACGATTAATTTGTTAGCAAAAGTTCGTCTAGATATTCAAGCAGCGCTGACTGTTATTGCAAGAAGAGATGTAAATAAAGACCCAGAAAATGAGCAGCTTGATTTGAGTCATATCGATATGAGAGGAGCAAACCTAAATAGGGCAAATCTACAACAGACAAACCTTTATCAAGTTAATCTTGCTGGGGCGAACCTTACAGAAGCTAATCTTGCAGGAGCAATTCTCAGTGCAGCTAACCTCGAAGGCGCTGACTTATATTTAGCTAACCTCGAAGGGGCAATCCTGAGTGCAGCTAACTTAAAAGGTGCTAACTTAAAAGGTGCTAACCTGCATTATGCAAGCTTATATCTAGCTGAATTGTATGGGGCAATTCTTGATGATGCCATACTTGATGGGGCAAACCTCAGAGAAGCTAAATTATCTGAGTAA
- a CDS encoding FAD-dependent oxidoreductase, with product MKIISNYCQHTIVKDLVLIGGGHSHAIALKMFGMKPLTGVRLTLITANQKTAYSGMLPGHIAGFYTHEECHIDLKPLANFAQANLYIDRVVALDLENNKVLCANGLVVDFDVLSIDIGSTPARMSVSGAAEYAIAAKPVSQLLEHWDELIAAVGKNPQELIRIAIAGGGAGGVELALAIQSHLHQIQQIPNLEMHLFHRQMELMPNYHQSVRHQIQQILTERGIKLHLGENVCNIVPKNHKKTQEIFEIKCESGLTVECNKIFWVTQASAPEWLKIAGLGTDEQGFILVEDTLQSQTHPQVFASGDIATMVNYPRPKAGVFAVRQGKPLFENLQRILLGKSLKPYKPQKQYLSLIGTGDGQAILTKGIFTLPPHKLLWHYKDCIDRRFMERFHFQKNE from the coding sequence ATGAAAATAATTAGTAATTACTGTCAACATACGATAGTTAAAGACTTAGTGCTAATTGGTGGCGGTCACAGCCATGCAATTGCCCTGAAAATGTTTGGAATGAAGCCGTTAACCGGAGTGCGTTTGACGTTGATTACTGCAAATCAAAAGACAGCCTACTCTGGAATGTTACCAGGACACATTGCTGGATTTTACACCCATGAAGAATGCCATATTGATTTGAAACCATTGGCTAACTTTGCTCAAGCAAATTTGTATATTGACAGAGTAGTTGCTCTAGACTTGGAAAACAACAAAGTTCTCTGTGCTAACGGACTTGTGGTAGATTTTGATGTGCTGTCTATTGATATTGGCAGCACTCCGGCCAGAATGTCTGTATCAGGTGCGGCAGAATATGCGATCGCAGCTAAACCAGTATCGCAGCTATTGGAACATTGGGATGAACTAATTGCGGCTGTAGGTAAAAATCCTCAAGAACTGATTAGGATTGCGATCGCAGGTGGTGGTGCTGGCGGTGTAGAATTGGCGTTGGCGATACAATCTCATTTACATCAGATTCAACAAATTCCCAATCTGGAAATGCATTTATTTCATCGTCAGATGGAACTGATGCCTAATTACCATCAATCAGTACGGCATCAAATTCAGCAAATTCTCACCGAGCGAGGTATAAAGCTACATTTAGGAGAAAATGTGTGTAATATCGTACCTAAAAACCACAAGAAAACTCAAGAAATATTTGAGATTAAGTGCGAATCTGGGTTGACAGTAGAGTGTAATAAAATTTTTTGGGTGACACAAGCTTCAGCACCCGAATGGTTAAAAATTGCGGGACTAGGAACTGATGAACAAGGTTTTATTCTGGTAGAAGACACATTGCAATCTCAAACACACCCGCAAGTATTTGCATCTGGTGACATCGCCACAATGGTAAATTATCCGCGTCCAAAAGCTGGAGTGTTTGCAGTTAGACAAGGTAAACCTTTATTTGAGAATTTGCAGCGAATTTTATTAGGTAAGTCGCTCAAACCTTATAAGCCACAAAAGCAATATTTAAGTTTAATTGGTACAGGAGACGGACAGGCAATCTTAACCAAAGGCATTTTCACTTTACCACCTCACAAACTCTTATGGCATTACAAAGATTGCATTGACCGCCGCTTCATGGAACGCTTTCATTTTCAAAAAAACGAGTGA
- a CDS encoding tetratricopeptide repeat protein, giving the protein MNAEELLNQGLNHSLQGDYHSAIASFNHAIEINPNFAIAYYHRGNARYFLANYQGAIADHNQALQIDPNLAQSYHSRGNAYFALEKYDKAIADYIQTIENSTQLADNINIDIANAYHNRGVACFEKGDRQGAIADFQQALQWHPNFAAAYSNRGNIHHILGNFHEAIADHDRALQLDPKLAEAYHNRGNAHYSLAEYQSAIADYNRALEINPRFAGAYYNRGLVLAHLKEYHRAIEDFNQALKFNPDDVQAYCERGLVRSTLEDYKGAIADYDQALQENPTLALVYGFRANALRRLGDYQSAIEDSNRLLQLNPSLAEGYCDRAAARRSLGDHKGAIKDYDRALQINDNLAAAYYGRGIAREALQDLQGSIDDNTQAIELVPEFSQAYCNRGNARRLLGDEQGAIADYNQALEINPDLIEAYYNRGSTHYALEEYESAIADYTQALQINPQSAAFYSDRANARYALEDYQGAIEDYSRAIAIDSSFAEDWYNRGRSRSLLRDLQGALTDLNQALQLQPHWASAYILRADVYQNLGDSQRAIADFQKSADLYYQEGNVQYYQQIIELIEKIR; this is encoded by the coding sequence ATGAATGCTGAAGAATTATTAAACCAAGGATTAAACCATAGTTTACAAGGGGATTATCATAGTGCGATCGCTTCTTTCAACCATGCTATAGAAATTAATCCCAATTTCGCCATAGCCTACTATCACCGAGGTAATGCTCGTTACTTTTTAGCCAATTATCAAGGAGCGATCGCAGATCATAATCAAGCATTACAAATCGATCCCAATCTCGCCCAATCTTACCACAGTCGGGGTAATGCCTACTTTGCTTTAGAAAAATACGACAAAGCGATCGCTGATTATATCCAAACAATAGAAAATAGTACCCAGTTAGCTGATAATATCAATATTGATATTGCCAATGCTTATCATAATCGGGGTGTGGCTTGTTTTGAAAAGGGCGATCGTCAAGGAGCCATCGCAGATTTTCAACAAGCTTTACAATGGCATCCCAATTTTGCCGCAGCATACAGCAATCGGGGTAATATTCACCATATCTTAGGAAATTTTCACGAAGCGATCGCAGATCATGACCGAGCATTACAATTAGATCCGAAGTTGGCGGAGGCTTATCATAATCGAGGTAATGCCCACTACTCTTTAGCAGAATATCAAAGTGCGATCGCAGATTACAACCGCGCTTTAGAAATAAACCCCAGGTTTGCCGGAGCATATTACAATCGAGGTTTGGTTCTTGCTCATCTCAAAGAATATCACCGAGCAATTGAGGATTTTAACCAAGCGCTAAAGTTCAATCCTGATGATGTACAAGCCTATTGTGAAAGAGGTCTTGTTCGTAGTACCCTTGAAGACTATAAGGGTGCGATCGCAGATTATGACCAAGCCTTACAAGAAAATCCGACTTTAGCTTTAGTATATGGCTTTCGGGCCAATGCTCTGCGCCGACTGGGAGATTATCAAAGCGCAATAGAAGATAGCAATCGCTTATTACAACTCAATCCTAGTTTAGCTGAAGGATATTGCGATCGCGCGGCGGCTCGTCGTTCTTTAGGAGATCATAAAGGAGCAATTAAAGATTACGATCGGGCATTACAGATTAATGATAACTTAGCCGCAGCTTATTATGGTCGCGGGATTGCCCGTGAAGCCCTGCAAGATTTACAGGGTTCAATTGATGATAACACCCAAGCAATAGAGTTGGTTCCTGAATTTTCGCAAGCGTATTGTAATAGAGGAAATGCTCGTCGGCTTTTGGGTGATGAACAAGGAGCGATCGCAGATTATAATCAAGCATTGGAAATTAATCCTGATTTAATTGAAGCATATTACAACCGAGGTTCAACCCATTATGCTTTAGAAGAATACGAAAGTGCGATCGCAGATTACACCCAAGCTTTGCAAATAAATCCCCAATCTGCTGCATTTTACAGCGATCGCGCTAATGCTCGCTATGCCCTAGAAGATTATCAAGGGGCAATAGAAGATTATAGTCGAGCGATCGCGATCGACTCTAGCTTTGCTGAAGACTGGTACAATCGGGGTCGTAGCCGTTCTCTATTGAGAGATTTACAGGGAGCGCTTACAGACTTAAACCAAGCTTTACAACTCCAGCCTCATTGGGCTTCAGCTTACATTCTTCGAGCAGATGTTTACCAAAATCTGGGTGATTCTCAAAGAGCAATTGCGGATTTCCAGAAATCCGCAGACTTGTATTACCAAGAGGGAAATGTTCAGTATTATCAACAAATTATTGAGCTTATTGAAAAGATTCGATAA
- a CDS encoding SemiSWEET transporter: MDFLTILGLAAATLTTTAFLPQMFKTWQTKSAKDVSFVMLITFMSGLFLWLIYGIYLQSLPIILANSVTLFFNLIILWLKIKYR, encoded by the coding sequence ATGGATTTTCTGACAATTCTAGGATTAGCTGCTGCCACACTAACCACGACTGCATTTTTACCACAAATGTTTAAAACTTGGCAAACAAAATCAGCAAAAGATGTTTCGTTCGTCATGTTAATTACATTTATGAGTGGTCTTTTTTTGTGGTTAATCTACGGAATTTATCTACAATCATTGCCAATTATTCTCGCTAATAGCGTAACATTGTTTTTTAACCTAATAATTCTATGGCTTAAAATTAAATATAGATAA
- a CDS encoding B12-binding domain-containing radical SAM protein, whose protein sequence is MTSSVFESERLLFTPTTPDTNAIPIIFAFPNEYSVGITSLGYQVVWATLAMRDDVQVSRLFTDTHEQLPRTPEIVGFSISWELDYVNILNLLESLEIPIQATSRDDSHPIIFGGGPVLTANPEPFADFFDVILLGDGENLLGNFIEAYKEVRNASRQTQLKRLAQVPGIYIPSLYEVEYHTKDGAVKSIKPIYPEIPAVVQKQTYRGNTLSASTVVTEKAAWENIYMVEVVRSCPEMCRFCLASYLTLPFRTASLEDSLIPAIAKGLEVTNRLGLLGASVTQHPEFEDLLDYISQPKYDDVRLSIASVRTNTVTVQLAETLAKRDTRSLTIAVESGSEKIRQIVNKKLHNDEIIQAAINAKAGGLKSLKLYGMAGIPGEEAEDLEQTVTMMRNIKKAAPGLRLTFGCSTFVPKAHTPFQWFGVNRQAEKRLQFLQKQLKPQGIEFRPESYNWSIIQALLSRGDRRLSQLLQLTRDFGDSLGSYKRAFKQLKGQIPDLDFYVHAEWSTEQILPWSHLQGPLPQSTLLKHLADAKSYIDPSPKELQPLLGARD, encoded by the coding sequence ATGACTTCATCTGTATTTGAATCTGAACGCCTCCTATTCACCCCTACCACCCCAGACACCAACGCTATCCCCATAATCTTCGCCTTTCCCAATGAATATAGCGTAGGTATCACTAGCCTTGGCTATCAGGTAGTTTGGGCAACTTTGGCAATGCGTGATGATGTGCAGGTGAGTCGCCTGTTTACAGATACTCACGAACAACTCCCCAGAACACCAGAAATTGTGGGATTTTCAATTTCTTGGGAACTGGATTATGTGAATATTTTAAATTTACTGGAATCTTTAGAAATTCCCATTCAAGCAACTTCTCGTGATGATTCTCATCCGATAATTTTTGGTGGTGGCCCGGTTCTCACAGCTAACCCCGAACCTTTTGCAGATTTTTTTGATGTAATTTTATTGGGGGATGGCGAAAACCTACTAGGAAATTTCATTGAGGCGTACAAAGAAGTCAGAAATGCTTCTAGACAAACTCAACTAAAAAGACTTGCACAAGTCCCAGGAATTTATATTCCTAGTTTGTATGAAGTCGAATATCACACAAAAGATGGTGCAGTCAAGTCAATTAAACCGATTTATCCAGAAATTCCCGCAGTGGTGCAAAAGCAGACTTATCGGGGAAACACTCTATCTGCTTCGACTGTAGTCACCGAAAAAGCCGCATGGGAAAATATCTATATGGTGGAAGTGGTGAGAAGTTGTCCAGAAATGTGCCGTTTTTGTTTGGCGAGTTATCTCACACTGCCTTTTAGAACAGCCAGTCTGGAAGATTCTTTAATTCCGGCGATCGCAAAAGGTTTAGAAGTCACAAATCGGCTAGGATTATTAGGGGCTTCTGTAACTCAGCATCCAGAGTTTGAAGATTTGCTAGATTATATAAGTCAACCAAAGTACGATGATGTCCGTCTCAGTATTGCCTCAGTGCGAACCAATACCGTAACAGTCCAGCTAGCAGAAACTTTGGCAAAACGAGACACGCGATCGCTTACCATTGCAGTAGAGAGTGGTTCTGAGAAAATCCGCCAAATCGTCAACAAAAAGCTGCATAACGACGAAATTATCCAAGCAGCGATAAATGCCAAAGCTGGCGGATTAAAAAGCTTGAAACTCTACGGAATGGCAGGAATTCCCGGTGAAGAAGCAGAGGATTTAGAGCAAACTGTGACGATGATGCGTAATATCAAAAAAGCTGCACCAGGATTACGCTTAACATTTGGATGCAGCACCTTCGTACCCAAAGCACACACACCGTTTCAATGGTTTGGGGTGAATCGTCAAGCAGAAAAGCGGTTACAGTTTTTGCAAAAACAGCTAAAACCGCAGGGGATAGAGTTTCGCCCAGAAAGCTATAATTGGTCGATTATACAAGCTTTGTTGTCGAGAGGCGATCGCAGACTCTCTCAACTTCTGCAACTTACCCGTGACTTTGGCGACTCCTTGGGTAGCTACAAACGTGCTTTCAAACAACTAAAAGGACAAATTCCCGATTTAGATTTCTACGTCCACGCCGAATGGTCAACAGAGCAAATATTACCCTGGAGCCACTTGCAAGGGCCTCTGCCACAGTCTACACTACTAAAGCATTTGGCCGATGCTAAGAGTTATATCGACCCATCTCCAAAAGAACTACAGCCGTTACTGGGGGCTAGGGACTAG
- a CDS encoding CPXCG motif-containing cysteine-rich protein: protein MQNTAEYYCAYCGEPNLTFIDLSAGGQQSYVEDCQVCCNPNILYVRVDEDTLDIEIDTESES, encoded by the coding sequence ATGCAAAACACAGCTGAGTATTACTGCGCCTATTGCGGCGAACCGAACTTAACTTTTATTGATTTGAGTGCTGGAGGACAGCAATCTTATGTAGAAGATTGCCAAGTTTGTTGTAACCCAAATATTTTGTATGTGCGGGTTGATGAAGATACCCTAGATATCGAGATTGATACAGAATCCGAAAGTTGA
- a CDS encoding SRPBCC family protein, whose amino-acid sequence MLHFKHSSVINASPEVVWKFHERPDILQMLNPPWQPVQIVRREGGLNVGAITEFRLFLGPLPLTWLARHTECDKYRLFTDEQISGPFESWVHRHEFESEAGKTRLTDAISFSMPGGGTVEFVSGWLVQAQLEAMFRYRHYVTKRECESR is encoded by the coding sequence ATGCTGCACTTTAAACATTCCTCAGTAATTAATGCCTCACCAGAAGTAGTTTGGAAATTTCACGAAAGGCCAGATATTTTGCAAATGTTGAATCCACCTTGGCAACCAGTCCAAATAGTTCGTCGTGAGGGAGGGCTAAACGTAGGCGCTATCACAGAATTTCGTCTGTTTCTCGGCCCATTACCATTAACTTGGTTAGCGCGTCATACTGAATGCGACAAATATCGCCTGTTTACCGACGAACAGATATCTGGCCCTTTTGAGTCTTGGGTACATCGACATGAATTTGAATCGGAAGCTGGCAAAACTAGGCTGACTGATGCTATTTCCTTCTCTATGCCTGGTGGAGGGACAGTTGAATTTGTCAGTGGTTGGTTAGTGCAAGCGCAACTAGAAGCAATGTTTCGCTATCGCCACTATGTGACTAAACGAGAATGTGAGTCACGATAG